In Acidimicrobiales bacterium, one DNA window encodes the following:
- a CDS encoding FliA/WhiG family RNA polymerase sigma factor, with protein MGDSQELSQRIEQHLPLVKHIVFQVAVHFPRHVDREDLARAGALGLVEAARRYDDDRGVPFERFAAQRIRGAILDAVRAADWAPRSVRTLARRLETVEQRLASQLGRVPNAAEMAEELGVTKAELDRLQDRMFRSVVLALEHEVTDDTDEDLTLVDVLSDPNSIEPLEEMETRELLGYLRDAVELLPERQRLVVVGYFLEGKSSQELARFLGVTESRISQLRSEALDMLREGIESQYSNEAPDDVAVTGRVARRKAGYAQAISTASPWRDRIDMVDAYDIEPEPAVPVGTHWN; from the coding sequence ATGGGTGACTCCCAAGAACTCTCACAGCGAATCGAGCAGCACCTTCCGCTCGTGAAGCACATCGTCTTTCAGGTCGCAGTGCACTTCCCTCGACACGTCGATCGCGAGGATCTGGCTCGGGCCGGTGCCCTCGGACTGGTCGAAGCTGCCCGTCGCTATGACGACGACCGGGGTGTGCCGTTCGAACGCTTCGCCGCTCAGCGGATCCGCGGAGCCATCCTCGACGCGGTCCGGGCGGCCGACTGGGCCCCGCGCTCGGTGCGGACCCTCGCCCGCCGGCTCGAGACGGTCGAGCAGCGGCTGGCCAGCCAGCTCGGGCGCGTGCCCAACGCCGCCGAGATGGCCGAGGAGCTGGGTGTCACCAAGGCCGAGCTCGACCGCTTGCAGGACCGGATGTTCCGCTCGGTCGTGCTGGCCCTCGAACACGAGGTCACCGACGACACCGACGAGGATCTGACACTGGTCGACGTCTTGAGCGACCCCAACAGCATCGAGCCGCTCGAGGAGATGGAGACCCGTGAGCTGCTCGGCTACCTCCGTGACGCCGTCGAGCTGTTGCCCGAACGCCAGCGCCTCGTGGTCGTGGGCTACTTCCTCGAAGGCAAGAGCTCCCAGGAACTGGCCCGGTTCCTCGGGGTGACCGAATCGCGAATCTCGCAGCTGCGGTCCGAGGCGCTCGACATGTTGCGCGAGGGCATCGAGTCGCAATACAGCAACGAGGCACCCGACGATGTCGCCGTGACCGGCAGGGTGGCCCGCCGCAAGGCCGGGTATGCCCAGGCCATCTCGACCGCCAGCCCGTGGCGGGACCGCATCGACATGGTCGACGCCTACGACATCGAACCCGAGCCCGCGGTGCCGGTCGGGACCCACTGGAACTGA
- a CDS encoding maleylpyruvate isomerase family mycothiol-dependent enzyme — translation MEHDELIDHLRREGEVLGEVPLSDVDVPTCPGWTLPDLVAHVARVHRWQEAQLRAPSADALQQVERADPPPIDQLDDWYHTGLASLVATLESTDPDHLTATWFGPRPARFWARRAAHETAIHRWDAQAAVDSPSDLDPDQAIDALDELLEVIAPRRFSNDDWSGPEASIHLHATDVAGEWLIRMGPAGISVTHVHEKGDVAARGSASNLMLMMAGRVPPARLELFGDGAMIDRWHRMVRV, via the coding sequence GTGGAGCACGACGAGCTGATCGACCACCTCCGACGCGAGGGTGAGGTCCTGGGGGAGGTACCTCTCTCCGACGTCGACGTGCCCACCTGCCCCGGCTGGACGCTGCCCGACCTCGTCGCCCACGTGGCCAGGGTCCACCGCTGGCAGGAAGCGCAGCTGCGGGCGCCGTCAGCCGATGCGCTCCAGCAGGTCGAACGGGCTGACCCACCCCCCATCGACCAGCTCGACGACTGGTACCACACGGGCCTCGCCTCGCTGGTCGCAACCCTCGAGTCCACCGACCCCGACCATCTCACCGCCACCTGGTTCGGGCCGCGTCCCGCCCGGTTCTGGGCGCGCCGAGCGGCCCACGAGACCGCGATCCACCGTTGGGATGCCCAAGCTGCGGTCGACAGCCCCTCCGACCTCGATCCTGACCAGGCCATCGACGCCCTCGACGAGCTGCTCGAGGTCATCGCGCCGCGCCGGTTCAGCAACGACGACTGGTCCGGACCCGAGGCGTCGATCCACCTGCACGCCACCGACGTGGCCGGCGAGTGGCTCATCCGGATGGGCCCCGCCGGGATCAGCGTCACCCACGTTCACGAGAAGGGCGACGTCGCAGCACGAGGATCAGCAAGCAACCTGATGCTCATGATGGCGGGTCGAGTGCCTCCGGCCCGCCTCGAGCTCTTCGGCGATGGCGCCATGATCGACCGCTGGCACCGCATGGTACGGGTCTGA
- a CDS encoding DUF3566 domain-containing protein encodes MADQTRVGARERRGTGSTGGARSGAGDEPEVDLDATSSGGATSTSTAPGDASPSGRGSATVPAVAPDDAEWSTPTDADAASSQGDQPQVTPADHDGAGTGSSTLTPLQRLVRPRGQVRARKVHRIVRRIDPWSVLKVSLLFYLCVWVMAMVAVVLLWGVAVGSGTVASLESFIAEFLAFEEFRFNGDQLFQIFALGGLIGAFVTTAVTAILAVVFNLIADLTGGIRFTVVEEESARRVLPRHEQPSATHR; translated from the coding sequence ATGGCAGACCAGACTCGAGTTGGGGCACGCGAACGCCGCGGCACCGGCTCCACGGGCGGGGCGCGATCGGGCGCCGGAGACGAACCCGAGGTCGACCTGGACGCCACCAGCTCGGGCGGTGCGACCAGCACCAGCACTGCTCCTGGCGACGCGAGCCCGTCTGGTCGTGGCTCGGCCACTGTTCCCGCCGTCGCGCCCGACGATGCCGAGTGGTCGACCCCTACCGACGCCGACGCTGCATCGAGCCAGGGCGACCAGCCGCAGGTGACCCCCGCAGATCACGACGGAGCCGGCACGGGATCGAGCACCTTGACCCCGCTGCAGCGTCTCGTCCGACCCCGGGGTCAGGTCCGTGCCCGCAAGGTGCATCGCATCGTGCGACGCATCGACCCGTGGTCGGTGCTGAAGGTGTCGCTGCTCTTTTACCTCTGTGTGTGGGTGATGGCCATGGTGGCGGTGGTGCTGTTGTGGGGTGTCGCGGTCGGTTCGGGCACCGTGGCCAGCCTCGAGAGCTTCATCGCCGAGTTCCTGGCGTTCGAGGAGTTTCGGTTCAACGGCGACCAGCTGTTCCAGATCTTCGCGTTGGGTGGTCTCATCGGGGCCTTCGTCACCACCGCGGTCACCGCCATCCTCGCCGTGGTGTTCAACCTCATCGCCGACCTCACCGGCGGCATCCGGTTCACCGTCGTCGAGGAGGAGTCTGCACGCCGGGTCCTGCCCCGCCACGAGCAGCCGTCGGCCACGCACCGCTGA
- the gyrA gene encoding DNA gyrase subunit A codes for MADDELPDDATGEDPDAPDELPDDAPDTDGLSVDETIDAIAAGGVEPIEIQREMEQSFLDYAMSVLVSRALPDARDGLKPVHRRILWGMYEQNVLPTRSFVKCARVVGDVMGKYHPHGDQAIYDALVRLGQHFSLRHPLIDPHGNFGSPSDQAAAMRYTECRLSRIAMHMLAGIDEDTVDKASNFDGNEEEPVVLPSRFPNLLVNGGQGIAVGMATNIPPHNLGEVIDATQHLLANPDATVDELMDFVKGPDFPTGCLLLGRAGSVDAYRTGRGSVKLRAVAEIDEESSGGARIVVTAIPYQTSVEAIEAKAAEMVERRELEGIRAIVNESAKGVTRLVFQLKRDATAHVVLNNLYKHTPLQTSLGFNMVALVDGVPRTLNLRDALVAYVDHQVEVVTRRSEFRLGKARDRAHIVEGLIKALDLIDQIIATIRGSEDRPAAREALMAEPFEFTEIQANHILDMTLGRLTRLGRTELDEELAKLRETITELETILGDDAKLRAVIREELAEIRDTYATERRSELAFDPGDLDIEDLIDDDDIVVTLTEAGYIKTVSIDAFRTQGRGGRGVAGTKLKDDDFVSHVLHTTAHSYLLFFSNRGRVYRLKAHEIPMMERTARGTALVNLLPLQPDEYIQALIDTRDYETNRFLFFATRLGQVKKTRFADYDSSLRAGIIALGLRDGDELVAAFPTNGEGDIIMTSKLGQTIRFAESQVRPMGRTAAGVRGMRLRDGDELVAASAVSDDANYVIVTDAGYGKRTAPDQYPRKGRGTQGVRGISLPEQRGHVVAAFIAGDDDQMVVVSSDGILIRTIVGGISLQGRSASGVRVMNVEAGARVASVAPITAADVDPDVPPDEPVESLAAAGSDEPTSS; via the coding sequence ATGGCTGACGACGAGCTTCCCGACGACGCCACCGGCGAGGACCCCGATGCTCCCGACGAGCTTCCCGACGACGCGCCCGACACCGATGGGCTGAGCGTCGACGAGACGATCGACGCCATCGCTGCCGGTGGGGTCGAACCGATCGAGATCCAGCGCGAGATGGAGCAGTCGTTCCTCGACTACGCGATGTCGGTGCTGGTGTCGCGTGCGCTGCCCGACGCACGCGACGGGCTGAAGCCGGTCCACCGCCGAATCCTGTGGGGGATGTACGAGCAGAACGTGCTGCCCACCCGCTCGTTCGTCAAGTGCGCGCGTGTGGTGGGCGACGTCATGGGCAAGTACCACCCTCACGGCGACCAGGCCATCTACGACGCGCTGGTGCGTCTCGGACAGCACTTCAGCCTCCGCCATCCGCTCATCGATCCGCACGGCAACTTCGGTTCGCCTTCCGATCAGGCCGCGGCCATGCGCTACACCGAGTGTCGACTGAGCCGCATCGCGATGCACATGCTCGCCGGCATCGACGAGGACACCGTCGACAAGGCATCGAACTTCGACGGCAACGAAGAAGAACCCGTCGTCTTGCCCTCGCGCTTTCCCAACCTGTTGGTCAACGGCGGACAGGGCATCGCGGTGGGTATGGCCACCAACATCCCGCCCCACAACCTGGGCGAGGTCATCGACGCCACCCAACACCTGCTGGCCAACCCCGATGCCACCGTCGACGAGCTGATGGATTTCGTCAAGGGTCCCGACTTCCCCACGGGCTGTCTGCTGCTCGGGCGGGCCGGCAGCGTCGACGCCTACCGCACCGGCCGCGGGTCGGTGAAGCTGCGCGCGGTCGCCGAGATCGACGAGGAGTCGTCGGGTGGTGCCCGCATCGTGGTCACCGCCATTCCGTATCAGACCTCGGTCGAGGCGATCGAGGCCAAGGCCGCCGAGATGGTGGAGCGTCGCGAGCTCGAGGGCATCAGGGCGATCGTGAACGAATCGGCCAAGGGTGTCACCCGGTTGGTCTTTCAGCTCAAGCGCGACGCCACCGCCCACGTGGTGCTCAACAACCTCTACAAGCACACGCCCCTGCAGACCAGCTTGGGGTTCAACATGGTGGCCCTCGTCGACGGTGTGCCCCGCACCCTCAACCTGCGCGACGCCCTGGTCGCCTATGTCGACCACCAGGTCGAGGTCGTCACCCGGCGATCCGAGTTCCGGTTGGGCAAGGCCCGCGACCGAGCCCACATCGTCGAAGGCCTCATCAAGGCGCTCGACCTGATCGACCAGATCATCGCCACCATCCGGGGCTCCGAAGACCGGCCTGCTGCCCGCGAGGCACTCATGGCCGAACCGTTCGAGTTCACCGAGATCCAGGCCAACCACATCCTCGACATGACCCTGGGGCGCCTCACCCGCCTGGGTCGAACCGAGCTGGACGAAGAGCTCGCGAAGCTGCGCGAGACCATCACCGAGCTCGAGACCATCCTCGGCGACGATGCCAAGTTGCGAGCGGTCATCCGCGAGGAGCTCGCCGAGATCCGCGACACCTACGCGACCGAGCGCCGGTCCGAGTTGGCGTTCGACCCCGGTGACCTCGACATCGAAGATCTGATCGACGACGACGACATCGTGGTCACCCTGACCGAGGCGGGCTACATCAAGACCGTGTCGATCGACGCCTTCCGAACCCAGGGCCGGGGCGGCAGGGGAGTGGCCGGCACCAAGCTCAAAGACGACGACTTCGTCAGCCACGTCCTGCACACCACGGCCCACTCCTACCTGCTGTTCTTCTCGAATCGGGGACGGGTCTATCGCCTCAAGGCCCACGAGATCCCGATGATGGAGCGCACCGCACGCGGCACCGCGCTGGTGAACCTGTTGCCGCTCCAGCCCGACGAGTACATCCAGGCCCTCATCGACACCCGCGACTACGAGACCAACCGGTTCCTGTTCTTCGCCACCCGTCTGGGCCAGGTGAAGAAGACGCGCTTCGCCGACTACGACTCGTCGCTGCGGGCCGGCATCATCGCGCTGGGCCTCCGTGATGGCGACGAGCTGGTGGCGGCGTTCCCCACCAATGGTGAGGGGGACATCATCATGACCTCCAAGCTCGGCCAGACGATTCGCTTCGCCGAGTCACAGGTTCGGCCCATGGGGCGAACCGCGGCCGGGGTGAGGGGCATGCGCCTCCGTGACGGCGACGAGCTGGTGGCCGCCAGCGCCGTCAGCGACGACGCCAACTACGTGATCGTCACCGACGCCGGGTACGGCAAGCGCACCGCCCCCGACCAGTACCCACGCAAGGGTCGTGGCACCCAGGGTGTGCGGGGGATCAGCCTTCCCGAGCAGCGTGGCCACGTGGTGGCCGCCTTCATCGCCGGCGACGACGACCAGATGGTGGTCGTCAGCTCCGACGGCATCCTCATCCGCACCATCGTCGGCGGGATCTCGCTCCAGGGTCGCTCCGCGTCCGGCGTGCGGGTCATGAACGTCGAGGCGGGGGCGCGGGTCGCCTCGGTGGCACCCATCACCGCCGCCGATGTCGATCCCGATGTGCCCCCCGACGAGCCGGTGGAGTCCCTCGCTGCCGCGGGGAGCGACGAGCCGACATCGTCGTGA
- a CDS encoding pilus assembly protein TadG-related protein, with protein MRRRRGRYASGDQAQVTPLIAITIMLVAGVGALIVAVGGVLADRTVARTAADAAALVAAVDTDEAAAEMARANGAELVSILRNGDQVEVEVRVGRVTARARAEATRHRMLGPDGTHPAGPARSPTSAIP; from the coding sequence ATGAGGCGACGGAGGGGTCGCTACGCCAGCGGTGACCAGGCTCAGGTCACGCCACTGATCGCGATCACGATCATGCTGGTCGCCGGTGTCGGAGCGTTGATCGTGGCGGTCGGTGGGGTGCTGGCCGACCGCACGGTGGCTCGCACCGCCGCCGATGCCGCCGCGTTGGTCGCCGCTGTCGACACCGACGAGGCCGCGGCCGAGATGGCCCGGGCCAATGGTGCCGAACTGGTGTCGATTCTGCGCAACGGCGATCAGGTCGAGGTCGAGGTCCGGGTCGGGCGGGTCACCGCTCGGGCCCGTGCGGAGGCGACCCGGCACCGAATGCTCGGTCCCGATGGCACCCACCCAGCTGGTCCCGCGCGCTCGCCGACGAGCGCGATCCCGTAG
- a CDS encoding Gfo/Idh/MocA family oxidoreductase yields MIGLGAVGSRAARQLVASDGIATVRLRDRVADRVEATARALGSSVVAELPPYAAPPDADVVVLATRAGTHTELARELLARDVSVVSVSDSIDDVTGLLDLDAEARERGCSVVVGAGFSPGLSCVLARHAAVDFSGIDEVHVAMSGTGGPACARQHHRALGDWAIDWREGGWVRRRGGSGRELCWFPDPIGGKDCYRAARPESLLLAPAFAGVSRVTARMAATRRDRLTARLPMLRRPHPEGGPGALRVEIRGWRDDQRHVKVLGAMDRPAVAAGTVAAVTVTSILDGAMVRPGAAGLAELIEPVPFLSQLAHRGVRAAVFEGLTS; encoded by the coding sequence GTGATCGGCCTCGGCGCCGTCGGGTCGCGAGCTGCTCGCCAGCTCGTCGCCTCCGACGGGATCGCCACGGTACGACTCCGTGACCGCGTCGCCGACCGGGTCGAGGCCACCGCACGAGCGCTCGGATCCTCAGTGGTCGCCGAGCTTCCGCCCTATGCCGCGCCACCTGACGCCGATGTCGTCGTGCTCGCCACCCGCGCGGGGACCCACACCGAACTGGCCCGCGAGCTGCTGGCTCGCGACGTCTCGGTGGTGTCGGTGTCGGACTCGATCGACGACGTGACCGGACTGCTCGACCTCGATGCCGAGGCCCGCGAGCGTGGATGCTCGGTGGTGGTCGGTGCCGGCTTCTCCCCCGGACTGAGCTGTGTGCTGGCTCGTCATGCCGCGGTCGACTTCTCGGGGATCGACGAGGTGCACGTTGCCATGTCGGGTACCGGAGGTCCAGCGTGTGCCCGACAGCACCACCGTGCCCTCGGCGATTGGGCGATCGACTGGCGCGAGGGCGGATGGGTGCGTCGCCGCGGCGGATCCGGACGCGAGCTGTGCTGGTTCCCCGACCCGATCGGCGGCAAGGACTGCTATCGGGCGGCCCGTCCCGAGTCGCTCCTGCTGGCGCCCGCCTTCGCCGGTGTGTCGAGGGTCACCGCCCGCATGGCGGCCACGCGCCGCGACCGGCTGACCGCGCGGCTCCCGATGCTGCGCCGTCCCCACCCCGAAGGTGGGCCCGGCGCCCTGCGGGTCGAGATCCGTGGCTGGCGCGACGACCAGCGGCACGTGAAGGTCCTCGGTGCGATGGACCGTCCGGCGGTGGCGGCGGGAACCGTGGCGGCGGTGACGGTGACCTCGATTCTCGACGGTGCGATGGTCCGTCCCGGCGCGGCGGGTCTCGCCGAGCTCATCGAACCGGTCCCGTTCCTCTCCCAGCTGGCGCACCGAGGTGTGCGCGCCGCGGTCTTCGAGGGCCTCACCAGCTGA